CTCAACGAGACTCCTACTTGCGGCGCGGCAATGCCGACACCGTCTGCTTCAATCATCGTATCGTGCATATCGTCCAGTAGAACAGCAAGCTCACGGTCGAATTCAGTGACCTTCTTGCACGCTGTTTCCAATACTTCGTTCGGATGTTTCACTATTTCACGGATTGCCATTATGATTCCTCTTTTCTCTTACATGACTGCGGTCGGATTCATGTCGATGGACAAGGTCGCCCCCGTTTTAATCCAGTCGCTGCGGTAAATTTTAATTAATTGCTGCAGCACTTCAGCCAGCTTCGGTTCTTTTTTGTATTTTATCAAACATTGATAGCGATATCTATTGTTCACGCGGGCGATGAGCGAAGCGGATGGCCCGATAATGATGGTTTTAGGCGATAAGCGGTGACGCAAGTATTCGGTCATTTGCTCCGCATAGCCCGATACCGTCATCAAGTCCTCGTGGGTGAACTGGATATTGACGACATAATAATAAGGCGGGTAGCCGCTCGCACGCCGCATGGCCATTTCCTGCTCATAAAACGGCACGTATAATTGGTCTTTTGCGAGTGTAATGGCGTAATGCTCCGGCGTATAGGTCTGTACATAGACTTCGCCCGGCAGCACGTCGCGTCCTGCGCGCCCGCTCACTTGCGTTAGCAATTGGTATGTCTTTTCCGCTGCGCGAAAATCGGGCAAATGCAAAGTCGTATCCGCCGACAAAACGCCGACTAAGGTGATGTTCGGAAAATCCAGGCCTTTGGCAATCATTTGCGTGCCGAGCAGTATATCGGCCTTGCCTTCGCCAAACGCTGACAGGATTTTTTCATGTGCCCCTTTATTGCGGGTCGTATCGACATCCATCCGCAAGACGCGGGCATCCGGAACAAGCTTTGCGAGTTCTTCTTCTACTTTTTGAGTTCCTGTTCCGAAAAAGCGGATATGGTCACTTTCACATTCCGGACAAGTCGTCGGCACAGGTTCATCATAGCCGCAATAATGGCATTTCATCCGTTCGCTCGCCCGGTGATAAGTCAGGGAGATGTCGCAATTCGGACATTGCAACACCGTTCCGCAATCTCGGCATAAGACAAACGATGAGTAGCCGCGTTTGTTCAAGAACAACACCACTTGCTCTTTTCGTGCAAGGCGTTCGCGTATCGCTTCCGCCAATTCCACCGAAAACATGGACCGGTTGCCGGTCCGCAATTCTTCGCGCATATCCACAATATGGACTTCCGGCAATGGCTGGTTTTTCGCGCGGTTTTTCAGTGCCAGCAATTCATAGACTCCTTTTTTTGCACGCGCAAAAGATTCCAAAGAAGGCGTCGCACTGCCGAGTATGACCGGGCATTGATGTTGCTGGCTGCGCCAAATGGCCACATCCCGTGCATGATAACGGGGCGAATCATCTTGTTTATAGCTCGACTCATGCTCTTCATCGAGGATGATCAAGCCAAGATTTTGAAACGGCGCAAAAATCGCCGAACGCGCCCCTACGACTACTTTTACTTCGGCGCGCTGGATTTTCCGCCATTCATCGTATTTTTCCCCTGCCGATAAGCCACTGTGGAGCACGGCGACTAAATCACCGAAGCGCTCTTTAAAGCGGATCGTCATCTGCGGGGTTAGGGAGATTTCTGGAACGAGCATAATCGCCTCTTTGCCTTCTTCAAGCACCTCGGCGATCGTCTGCAAATAGATCTCTGTTTTGCCACTGCCGGTAATGCCGTGAAGCAAAAAGGTTTTTTCGGTATTCAGCGAAGAGCGGATGGCGTCGAATGCCGTTTGTTGCTCATCTGTTAAAGCCAAGGCGTACTTTTGGTCAATCGTTGTTAACAAGGACGGATCTCGATACGATTCCATCGATGAGAAATGAAGCATTCCTTTTTCCGCGAGCGCATTAATGGTCGGAAGCGACACCCCTGCCAATTTCTGCAGCTGGGAAGATTCAAACGTCTGCCCTGGGTGTTTCAGCAAAAATTCTTGCAACTTTAATTGCTGCTTGGCATTCGCCCTGATGGAAATATTTTCTATATCATCTAAAGAATCTGTAATGTGGACCATACGCACTTTTTTCACGCCGGTTTTCTGCTGGATATTGGTATCCGCCACCACTGTGCCTTTATCCATTTCTTTTTTCATCAGGCCGTAGACTTCTTCTGCTTCCTGGGCGCGGACAAAATCGCGTGTGCCAAAATATGGATGCAATTCCTTCGGCAGTTCTTCAATAGCAGCGTTCAACACAAAGCGTTTCTCATATTTGGCGCGCAATGCTGCCGGTACCATAACCTGCAAGGCATCGATTTCAAAGCAGACAGTCTGGCGTTTCATCCATTGCGCAAGTTCGAGCATTTCACGATTCAATACCGGCACGACGTCCATCAATTCATGGATCGGCTTGAGCCGTTTCGGGTCAAATTCGGATGTTTCTTTAATTTGTGTAATAAATCCGAGTACTTTGCGGTTGCCAAAAGGCACTTTTACGCGCATACCCGGCTCTGTAAGCGCCTGGAATTTTTCCGGCACTGCATAGTCAAACGGCCGGTCGATCGGATGTGCGGCAACATCGACGATGACTTCCGCAATCATTTTGCAAATTCCTTATCGGTGATCAAGGTCAATAATTCAAGCGCGAGCTCTTTTTTCGGCATGACCGGGAAGGTTTGTTCGAATTCCCCGCGGCCGTATAGCGTCACCGCATTCGTGTCATGATCAAAGCCTGCTTGGTCTGCACTAACGTCATTGGCGATGATGTAATCGG
This is a stretch of genomic DNA from Planococcus maritimus. It encodes these proteins:
- the priA gene encoding primosomal protein N' → MIAEVIVDVAAHPIDRPFDYAVPEKFQALTEPGMRVKVPFGNRKVLGFITQIKETSEFDPKRLKPIHELMDVVPVLNREMLELAQWMKRQTVCFEIDALQVMVPAALRAKYEKRFVLNAAIEELPKELHPYFGTRDFVRAQEAEEVYGLMKKEMDKGTVVADTNIQQKTGVKKVRMVHITDSLDDIENISIRANAKQQLKLQEFLLKHPGQTFESSQLQKLAGVSLPTINALAEKGMLHFSSMESYRDPSLLTTIDQKYALALTDEQQTAFDAIRSSLNTEKTFLLHGITGSGKTEIYLQTIAEVLEEGKEAIMLVPEISLTPQMTIRFKERFGDLVAVLHSGLSAGEKYDEWRKIQRAEVKVVVGARSAIFAPFQNLGLIILDEEHESSYKQDDSPRYHARDVAIWRSQQHQCPVILGSATPSLESFARAKKGVYELLALKNRAKNQPLPEVHIVDMREELRTGNRSMFSVELAEAIRERLARKEQVVLFLNKRGYSSFVLCRDCGTVLQCPNCDISLTYHRASERMKCHYCGYDEPVPTTCPECESDHIRFFGTGTQKVEEELAKLVPDARVLRMDVDTTRNKGAHEKILSAFGEGKADILLGTQMIAKGLDFPNITLVGVLSADTTLHLPDFRAAEKTYQLLTQVSGRAGRDVLPGEVYVQTYTPEHYAITLAKDQLYVPFYEQEMAMRRASGYPPYYYVVNIQFTHEDLMTVSGYAEQMTEYLRHRLSPKTIIIGPSASLIARVNNRYRYQCLIKYKKEPKLAEVLQQLIKIYRSDWIKTGATLSIDMNPTAVM